AAAAATTCTATGAAGAGGTGTTCGGCTGGAAGATAGAGAGATCGGAAGGTTCGCTGGAATATTGGAACATAACAACCGACAATTCGGACGAGCCTGGAATTGATGGTGGATTGATGAAAAGGCAGGGAGGGGAACCGGGTGCAGATACTCCGATAGGCACATATATCTGCACAATAGATGTCCCGAACATCGATGAATACCTTAGAAGGATACAGAAGAGCGGCGGCATAGTAACTATGGAAAAAAAACCCATAAGGGGTGTAGGCTGGTATGCTTACTGCCTCGATACTGAAAAAAACATATTCGGAGTAATGCAGCCTGACAAAGAAGCAAGATAATTCCCTTATCTATTTTTCTTACTTATCCAGGTCTTATCCAGTCTATCTCTAACCAGAATGCAAAAACGTACTCTGAAGGATTTTGTTTTCGAGATTAATAGGAGTAAACCGAAATAAGAGTTAGAGCATATAATCTCAATATGATTGGTAGAATGGAGTGAAAATTTGGAAAAAGAGATCCTGAAGCCGATTAAAGTCCTTACATTCGGGGAAGCCCTTTTCGATATTATCAAAGGTTCAGCCCACCTTGGGGGAGCTCCACTTAACCTTGCAGCCCATTTTGCAAAATTAGGAGCAAAACCGGCTGTGATTACAGCAGTGGGAAGGGATAAACTTGGCAAAATCTTGCTTACCAGGGCTGAAGCAATGGGAATTGACACATCATACATCCTGATTGATGAAAAGAGGCCGACAGGCACGGTTACTGTCGAACTGAAGGCTGAAGGGATTCCGATTTTTACGATTAATGAGGGTGTCGCCTGGGACGCGATTACGCTGGGCGAAAGGGAGTTTAGAGCTCTTTCCGAGGAAGAATGGGATGTTTTTTGTTTTGGCACCCTTGCCCAGCGGACTGAAAAAAACCGTGAAACTCTGGGAAGGTTGCTTTCGGAAATAAGGTCTAAGCATTTCTTTTACGACATAAACCTGAGAACTGGGTTCTATAAAAAAGAGTGGATACTATCTTCTCTCGAACACACCACAATACTGAAAATGAATGAAGAAGAGGCTGATGAGCTTTCAAACCTGATTTCCGGTATTGCTTATGCCTGCAAGCTTTCCTGCTCTTACGAGGCTTTCTGCAGGCTCCTTAAGGAAAAATATTCCCGAATATCCGTAATCTGCATAACAAAAGGACCAGAAGGAGCTGCTGTTTATCATAAAGGCATCTATGAAGAGGTAGGAACAACTCCCGTAGAAGTTACCGATACTGTCGGAGCCGGCGATGCCTTTTCCGCAGGTTTCCTTTATGCCTGCCTCTTAGGATACGGAGCCTCGAAAGCTGCTTCAATCGCTTCCATTCTCGGGTCGTACGTTGCATCAAAACCAGGTTCGGTACCTGAATATTCGAAAGAGCTTATTGAGAAACTCAAAGCTGAAGGATTAGATTTGAGCACGATTAAGAATTAGATTTCTTCAATTAACGGGCACAGGCGTTTTTCAGAAAGGAATTCCCCAGAGAGGGTACCACTTTTCTACATTTTTCTCAACAGGCATTTCCCTTTCCATTTCCGCCCTTAACCTGAACTCTAAGGGGTTGTCTCTCTGCTTGCCTGATAGCGGGACAAAGGGGTAATAAGTTCCTTGTTTAAAATTGTATATCCAGTAAACTGCTTTTCTATCGCCGATATTTCCAACTTCGGGTTCGCTGTCAAACCTATAAATGGCACAAAGAAGCTGCTCTCCAAAGCCGTGACCTTCAAGAGTCTCACTTACAAGATGAACGCTTGCAACAAGGTCTTCAAAATCCTGGTCTTTAAAGATAGCCCACAGGAAGTTAAACTCGTCTTTTTCAAGCCTGAACTCGGTTTTTGTTTCCTTTGAACTGTACTCCAGAAGTTCCTGAATCTCTTTGCGAGCGGATTCATATGCCGAGGCAGCAATTGGCTTAAAACAAATTCCTGCAGCCCCAGACGGCTTCAAACCCAGGCTTATTTCCAGAGTAACGCTTGCAGTAGAAATTGCAAAGAGCTTGTCAGTTTTTGCTTTCGGAAGCCTGCTCCTTCCGAGGATTGAATCCATAAAATCTCGGAGACCCATTTAATTTCTCCATATTTAACTTATGTTTTGGCAATCTCTTGGATTTGAACTATATTACGTTTATTTATATATGTTTAGATCATTTCCCGCTGCATTTTCTCAAGCCTTGCTATTCTTTTCTCCACCGATGGATGGGTTGAGAAAATATCCATTATAGAAGAACCTGAGATTGCAGGCACCGTGAAAAAGGCATTCATTCCCTCTACTGACCTGAGGTCTTGACTCGGAACTCTTGCCATAACCCCGCTTATTTTCATAAGGGCAGATGCAAGAACCGATGGCTGCCCGGTAATAATAGCTGAGCCCCGGTCTGCAGCATACTCCCTGTAACGGGAAAGGGCACGTATCAGTATGAAGCTGACAATCCAGACCGCAATTGAGACCAGCCAGATGAATATAATTCCTCCTCCATCCCGCCGCCGGTTTCCTCCTCCCATACCTCCGAAATAAAGACTGTAGCGCATAAAGTAGAAAGCAAGAGTCGAGATGAAGCTGGCAATTGTCATGACAGCCATATCCCTGTTCTTTACATGACTGAGTTCATGGGCAAGCACGGCCTCAAGTTCGGCTGGAGAAAGTTTGTCCATAATCCCTGTTGTAACTGCAACGACAGCTTTATTCCGGTTTCTGCCTGTTGCAAAGGCGTTTGGAATCTGGGACCTGACAATTGCCACCTGCGGTTTTGGGAGGTCAGCTATTGCGCAAAGCCTGGTAATCATCCCATGCAGTTGCGGGGCTTCGCTTTCAGAAACAACACGTGCTCCTGACGACATAAGTACAAGTTTATCCGAATAAAAATACTGGATAGCCATGAAAGACCCGACAAACAGAAACATGAGAATCGGAGGCGTCCCGTAATACGAAAGAAACGCCAGGAAAAAAAGATAAACTGCTGCCAGAAGAAACATTGTGAAAATCATCCGTCCCTGAAGTCCCAAGTCCCGTTCCCATTTTCTTTTCATTGATTACTGCTCCTGAGCATGATTTAAAGGTGAATCAAATTAAGTGCGATTACAGTTAAGTGAGGTTAAGTGATTATATGTGAGCTAAATTATAATCATACTTACGTTAAATAGGAGCCAGGTCCGATTGAATGAGTTTGCAGGTTAACCGTATGCAGATAAAATATTTGTGTGTCACATGAATAAATTTAACCACGTACAGATCAAATATGCGCGCATTACATGAGTAAATTGGAAGGAAATCCCAAATAAAGGCAGCAAGCTCATGATATAGCCAACTCTCACCCAGAATGTGGAAGTCAGCTCAGCTATATATATCCAATAAAATATTTCCTTAAAGATTAAAATTCTTTCCCCTTTAAGGAAAAGCTCAAAATTTCTGTTACTTTAAGAGACTAATTAAACAGATAGAATAGAAGAACAGAGAGTTTAAAAAAATTTATTTATCATAGAAAGTAGAAGAAGACATCTTAAAAATATACTTAGGAACAAAGAAAGAATTAGATATAAATAATTGATTTAGGAATCTTGAATATAAATAACAGATTATATGCAATTTAAATATAATTTCCCTGATAGAATCACAGATTCATAGAAAATAAGTTCAAATCTATATAAGACATTATAAAACCTACATAGTAGGATATATAAGCGCTGAATAACAGGATTATACAAGTCCTAATAATGGTTTGGTTTATAAATGCTGAATGATTTATAAACGCGTATTTGTCTCCAGATACAGAATATACGATTCACCTAAAACTATATTTCTTCCCTGCAGAACTTCAGCACGGTTCTCCTAAGAGGCAGGAATCAGGGACTGCTAACAGAAGAAATTCCATGATTAAATTATCTTTACGAAAGTCTCTCCTTATTGAAAAAAGTATAGGGTCAAGCCATGCAAAATATACTCTCAGTCCAATCCCTTACAAAAAAATTCGATGATTTTACGGCTGTAAAAGACATAAGTTTCAATGTTAAAACGGGCTCGATTTTTGCTTTTCTCGGCCCAAACGGCGCAGGTAAATCTACAACCATTAAAATGCTCACAACAGTCCTTAAGCCCACAACAGGGGAAATAAGCATTAACGGTTTTAATGCACTCAAAGAACAGGACAGGGCTCGTGCATCTTTCGGAATCGTCTTTCAGGATCACAGTCTTGACGAAGAATTGACTGCTTACGAGAACATTGTATACCATGCCGTAATTTACAAAGTGCCCAAGAAAGAGAGGGCTGAAAGAGTCCGAAAAGCCCTGGAAATTGTCGGGCTCTGGGACAGGCGGGAAGATTATGTTAAAAAGTATTCAGGCGGCATGAAGCGCAGGCTTGAGATTGCGCGGGCACTTGTTCATTACCCAAAAATCCTTTTCCTTGACGAGCCAACGGTAGGGCTTGATCCCCAGACTCGAAGATCCATCTGGAACCACATCAAGAGCCTGAATCAGGAAAAAGGCATGACAATTTTTCTTACCACGCATTATATGGAAGAAGCCGAGGCAGTTGCTGACCATATCGCAATCATTGACCACGGAAAAATTATAGAATCCGGCACTGTTGAAGAAATAAAGAAGCGGACAGAAACCGAATCCCTGGAGGATGCTTTTCTGAAGCTGACAGGCAGGGACATCAGGGATGAGAATAACGAGTCTGGAATTAAAATGCGAACAATAAGGAGCATGAGAAGGAGGAACAGGAATTGATCGAGGTAATCTATGTCCTCTGGCTCAGGCAGATAAAACACTACTGGCGCTCCAAAGCCAGGTTGCTGGGTTCTCTGGGACAGCCCCTGCTCTTTCTGGTGACTTTCGGGTTTGGGTTCGGTCCCATGTATGCACGGGCAAGCGGAGGGGCAGACTACATGGACTTCCTTGCACCAGGGATTGTTTCCATGTCGATCCTCTTTACTGCTGTCTTTTCAGGGCTAGAGGTCATATGGGACAGACAGTTCGGCTTTCTTAAGGAGACGCTCGTAGCCCCAATCTCAAGGACAGAGATCATGATCGGAAAAACCCTTGGAGGGGCAACTATAGCCATGATCCAGGGTCTGATTGTGCTGAGCCTGACCTATGTGCTAGGGTTCAGGATTTCGGATCTCGCAAGCCTCGGGCTTGGACTGGTCTTCATGTTCCTGATAGCGATCTTCTTTACGGGCTTAGGCCTTGCGATAGCTTCAAAAATGAAAGATATGCATGGTTTCCAGCTCATTATGAATTTCCTTATCATGCCCATCTTCTTCCTATCCGGCGCCCTTTTCCCCCTTGAGAACCTGCCGCCAGCGATTTATTTCATAAGCAGGATCGACCCTCTCACCTACGGAGTTGATGGCTTAAGAGGAGCCATTGCTGGAATTAGCGTGTTTGGTATCTATTACGACCTGACAGTAATAGGTTTACTCTCAATTATTATTTGCGCAGTCGGTACAGTATTCTTCTCTAAAATAGAGGCATAAACGCCTTCCTCCTTCCGGAAACACCATTTTGAGATCAAAATTTCGGATAAATTAGGGCAAGATAAATCAGGGTATTATATATAGCATTAAAGTTTATTCTAAACCATTGTTGTATTATTATATACATTTAAGTTAGGTGGTTAATTAATCGTATCTAAAATATTAGCTGTATCCGGTTTGAATTAAGATATAAAAATAAGGCTGTGAATTTAATACAAAATGAGGCATTACAGATGCTGGATCTTATCGAATTCTTATTTTTGGGAGCTTTTCTAGGTCTTGCAGCAGGTACATCTCCAGGTCCCCTGCTAGCTGTAACCATCTCCGAAACTCTGCAACACGGCAAATGGGAAGGGATAAAGGTTGCAGTTTCTCCTCTAATTACAGATCTACCAATAATTCTATCCACGATGTTTATTTTATCACATTTAACAAATTATGGTTTTTTCATAGGAATTATTGCATTTTTTGGGGCTTCATACCTTATATATTCAGGAGTGGAATCCCTGAAAATTAAACCGAATAACGTTGAATTAAATATAGAGAAAAAAGATGCCCTAAAAAAAGGAATTATCGTTAACTTTGGAAACCCGCATCCGTACATCTTCTGGATTTCAATAGGCGCGCCGATAATTTTTAAGAGCCTGAATACTCACGTTTCAGTTACAATTCTATTTATATTGGGATTCTATAGCTTTCTAGTAGGATCGAAGGTAGCTATAACATTAATTGTAGAGAAATCAAAATCATTTATCAACAGCAAATATTATTTTTCGATCATCCGGATTCTGGGAATTGCACAGATAGTATTCGGATTGGTTTTTATAAAAATGGGCTTGGAATTGTTAAACATAATCTGATTTTTCCTGCTATTTTGTTTCAGTTTCAGTAAATTAAGCGATATACTACCGGTCTCTAACTTGCCCCATAAAGCCGTATTAGCCATCAAATGCCGTTTTTGTCACGCTCGACGTAGGAGAGTGGCTTTGCGAGCAAAAGTGAAAAAAGAAGAGAATTGGTAAATAATACCCAATTTAAGGAAGAAATTAACAAATAGCAATACACTTTCGCTTTTGAAATAAATAGTCTGGAAAATCCGAAATAAATAGTCTGTAAAATCAATCTAGAAGTAGATGGTAGGGTCTGAGTCCCTATTCTCAGGTCCCTACCTGCGATCCAACCCAAAGATTAAGAGGAAACCCTATTACTCTTAATCTGTATTCTAGATGGAAATTTTCTCCTTTTTCCAGATACTTCTCAAAATCCCCCCAAATTTTATTACGTTCTTCTGGATGAATCTGATTTAGCCAGACCTGAGTATCTACACTTTCTAAATCTTCTAATTCACGCCCCATAAGTTCTCTGGTGGCTCCTAACCAGAAAACCTTTCCATTTTCAATATCCTATTCATATGCAAGCAGTTTCGTTTGCTTCATGACAATGCTGTATATTTCTTCGTTTTTTCGAAGCTTCTCACAGAAAAGATCTCTCGAAGTAACATTTTTACTATTAGAATCCACTCCATCATGACCTCTTTTCGTTTTTATGAAAATAATAAATTCGGAGAACTTTATTAGATTAGATATAGAAGTCTGAAATATTATAAAACTATTGAGCTTATGTAAGAAAATTATATATGAGCGTTTTAATTATTTTCTAATTGTCCAATTTATATTTAAACTATAAAATATGCGAAAAAAGCTGAACATGAATAGTGATACTAAAGAGAGCGAAACGTGAAAGCAGGGTAGAATGCATGAATCACAAATTGAAATGACGTCAGAGTAAATCAATACTATTATAGTTTTGTTTTTGCTTTCTTCTCTGCTGTAAAGACATAGTAAAAAGAGAGTAAAAGTAGTATAAGAAGAAGCCAGGAGGCACTGGATCCTTTTACTGTATCCCCCAATACAGTTCTTTGAAACTTATGCTCCCCCAAACATGCCGGTTCAAA
This region of Methanosarcina flavescens genomic DNA includes:
- a CDS encoding VOC family protein, with amino-acid sequence MYFEIYARDVSRAKKFYEEVFGWKIERSEGSLEYWNITTDNSDEPGIDGGLMKRQGGEPGADTPIGTYICTIDVPNIDEYLRRIQKSGGIVTMEKKPIRGVGWYAYCLDTEKNIFGVMQPDKEAR
- a CDS encoding carbohydrate kinase family protein, with product MEKEILKPIKVLTFGEALFDIIKGSAHLGGAPLNLAAHFAKLGAKPAVITAVGRDKLGKILLTRAEAMGIDTSYILIDEKRPTGTVTVELKAEGIPIFTINEGVAWDAITLGEREFRALSEEEWDVFCFGTLAQRTEKNRETLGRLLSEIRSKHFFYDINLRTGFYKKEWILSSLEHTTILKMNEEEADELSNLISGIAYACKLSCSYEAFCRLLKEKYSRISVICITKGPEGAAVYHKGIYEEVGTTPVEVTDTVGAGDAFSAGFLYACLLGYGASKAASIASILGSYVASKPGSVPEYSKELIEKLKAEGLDLSTIKN
- the pspAB gene encoding PspA-associated protein PspAB, which produces MGLRDFMDSILGRSRLPKAKTDKLFAISTASVTLEISLGLKPSGAAGICFKPIAASAYESARKEIQELLEYSSKETKTEFRLEKDEFNFLWAIFKDQDFEDLVASVHLVSETLEGHGFGEQLLCAIYRFDSEPEVGNIGDRKAVYWIYNFKQGTYYPFVPLSGKQRDNPLEFRLRAEMEREMPVEKNVEKWYPLWGIPF
- the htpX gene encoding zinc metalloprotease HtpX codes for the protein MKRKWERDLGLQGRMIFTMFLLAAVYLFFLAFLSYYGTPPILMFLFVGSFMAIQYFYSDKLVLMSSGARVVSESEAPQLHGMITRLCAIADLPKPQVAIVRSQIPNAFATGRNRNKAVVAVTTGIMDKLSPAELEAVLAHELSHVKNRDMAVMTIASFISTLAFYFMRYSLYFGGMGGGNRRRDGGGIIFIWLVSIAVWIVSFILIRALSRYREYAADRGSAIITGQPSVLASALMKISGVMARVPSQDLRSVEGMNAFFTVPAISGSSIMDIFSTHPSVEKRIARLEKMQREMI
- a CDS encoding ABC transporter ATP-binding protein, which translates into the protein MQNILSVQSLTKKFDDFTAVKDISFNVKTGSIFAFLGPNGAGKSTTIKMLTTVLKPTTGEISINGFNALKEQDRARASFGIVFQDHSLDEELTAYENIVYHAVIYKVPKKERAERVRKALEIVGLWDRREDYVKKYSGGMKRRLEIARALVHYPKILFLDEPTVGLDPQTRRSIWNHIKSLNQEKGMTIFLTTHYMEEAEAVADHIAIIDHGKIIESGTVEEIKKRTETESLEDAFLKLTGRDIRDENNESGIKMRTIRSMRRRNRN
- a CDS encoding ABC transporter permease gives rise to the protein MIEVIYVLWLRQIKHYWRSKARLLGSLGQPLLFLVTFGFGFGPMYARASGGADYMDFLAPGIVSMSILFTAVFSGLEVIWDRQFGFLKETLVAPISRTEIMIGKTLGGATIAMIQGLIVLSLTYVLGFRISDLASLGLGLVFMFLIAIFFTGLGLAIASKMKDMHGFQLIMNFLIMPIFFLSGALFPLENLPPAIYFISRIDPLTYGVDGLRGAIAGISVFGIYYDLTVIGLLSIIICAVGTVFFSKIEA
- a CDS encoding LysE family translocator; the protein is MLDLIEFLFLGAFLGLAAGTSPGPLLAVTISETLQHGKWEGIKVAVSPLITDLPIILSTMFILSHLTNYGFFIGIIAFFGASYLIYSGVESLKIKPNNVELNIEKKDALKKGIIVNFGNPHPYIFWISIGAPIIFKSLNTHVSVTILFILGFYSFLVGSKVAITLIVEKSKSFINSKYYFSIIRILGIAQIVFGLVFIKMGLELLNII
- a CDS encoding PAS domain-containing protein; translation: MENGKVFWLGATRELMGRELEDLESVDTQVWLNQIHPEERNKIWGDFEKYLEKGENFHLEYRLRVIGFPLNLWVGSQVGT